Proteins from one Elusimicrobiota bacterium genomic window:
- the dnaG gene encoding DNA primase: MSRIPKETIDNLRDSVNIVELINEYIPNLRRVGKDYTALCPFHSEKAPSFYISPSKNIFHCFGCKAGGDVFKFVMLYDNISYPEAIKKLASRAGIIIKEIDEEIPADKKDVLEILSATVKFYHKYLLESEKASFARSYLEKRGINKDTIERFQLGYAPEGNDFLNQSRKKYSQELLQKSGLIAVSERNGKPYDFMRDRIVFPIYDFSGNPIAFGGRTLKKDVQPLYLNTPDSMLYSKSRSLYGLFQAKSGISKTKKVIILEGYMDVLMCHQYGLDNAVAPLGTSLTADQLKFIKRFIEMALLIFDSDDSGREAAVRAGELCLENDIFCKIVSLPEKMDPDEYLIHNGREAFDKLVLTGVNPVEFKAYLFTLKNDISTPENKSKFIKNALETIAKVKDQVFRHEMIKFISQKLEIDESLIISELRKVSFKKKIGFQDKSANPTAVVSTIRSLEEEIICLCVQNPELIKMVNLEIFNDERCSHIFPLLNQLNKGVPFAALADTLDEDAAKWFMQLAFETGKHNSPKQQMETLLRDINAQQNEKRRKELEKEVIPMLDGKIKSDPVKIEEWTKLGTILKGSGGHLTK; the protein is encoded by the coding sequence ATGTCGAGAATTCCAAAAGAAACTATTGACAATTTACGGGATTCGGTAAATATTGTTGAGTTAATCAATGAATATATACCGAATTTAAGAAGGGTCGGTAAAGACTATACGGCGCTTTGCCCTTTTCATTCAGAAAAAGCCCCCTCTTTTTACATAAGCCCGTCAAAAAATATTTTTCATTGTTTCGGCTGTAAAGCCGGCGGAGATGTATTCAAGTTTGTCATGTTGTATGATAACATCTCCTATCCTGAAGCGATAAAAAAACTTGCTTCAAGGGCCGGTATAATAATAAAAGAAATCGACGAAGAAATACCGGCGGATAAGAAAGACGTACTGGAAATACTAAGCGCTACTGTCAAGTTTTATCATAAGTACCTTCTGGAATCCGAGAAAGCATCATTTGCACGCAGTTACCTTGAAAAACGCGGGATAAATAAAGATACCATCGAAAGATTCCAACTTGGTTATGCGCCTGAAGGAAACGATTTCCTGAATCAGTCGCGTAAAAAGTACAGCCAGGAACTTTTACAGAAAAGCGGGCTTATAGCTGTCTCGGAAAGGAATGGCAAACCTTATGACTTCATGCGCGACAGGATTGTATTCCCCATTTACGATTTTTCCGGAAATCCAATTGCTTTCGGCGGAAGAACCTTAAAAAAAGACGTTCAGCCGCTTTACTTGAATACCCCGGACAGCATGCTTTACAGCAAATCCAGGTCTTTATACGGGTTATTTCAAGCAAAGTCAGGCATCAGCAAAACTAAGAAAGTAATAATTCTTGAAGGCTATATGGATGTCCTGATGTGCCATCAATACGGCCTGGATAATGCTGTAGCGCCCTTAGGGACATCACTGACAGCGGACCAGCTTAAGTTTATAAAAAGATTTATCGAGATGGCTTTATTGATCTTTGATTCGGATGACAGCGGTCGCGAAGCAGCAGTAAGAGCGGGCGAGCTTTGCCTGGAAAATGACATTTTCTGCAAAATTGTCTCGCTGCCGGAAAAAATGGATCCTGATGAATATTTGATTCACAATGGCAGGGAAGCATTCGACAAACTTGTCCTGACAGGAGTTAATCCGGTTGAATTTAAAGCGTATTTATTCACCCTGAAAAATGACATTTCTACGCCGGAGAATAAATCGAAATTTATTAAGAATGCCCTTGAAACTATAGCCAAAGTCAAAGACCAGGTTTTCAGGCATGAGATGATAAAATTTATTTCACAGAAGCTGGAAATAGACGAATCCCTGATAATTTCTGAACTTAGAAAAGTTTCTTTCAAGAAAAAAATTGGCTTCCAGGATAAAAGCGCGAATCCAACAGCAGTTGTCAGCACTATAAGAAGCCTTGAAGAAGAAATCATATGCCTTTGCGTACAGAATCCCGAACTAATAAAAATGGTAAATTTGGAAATTTTTAACGACGAAAGATGCTCTCATATTTTCCCTTTGTTAAACCAGTTAAACAAAGGAGTACCTTTTGCAGCCCTAGCAGATACGCTTGATGAAGACGCCGCAAAATGGTTTATGCAGTTGGCTTTTGAAACAGGAAAACATAATTCCCCCAAACAGCAAATGGAAACATTGCTGAGGGACATAAACGCCCAGCAAAATGAAAAAAGAAGAAAAGAGCTTGAAAAAGAAGTTATTCCTATGTTGGATGGCAAAATTAAATCTGACCCTGTAAAAATAGAAGAATGGACTAAATTAGGAACTATATTGAAAGGCTCAGGAGGACACTTAACAAAATGA